A single region of the Candidatus Poribacteria bacterium genome encodes:
- a CDS encoding Gfo/Idh/MocA family oxidoreductase → MSNSDRVRIGVVGVGSISVRGILPHLTQDDVQDRLQVTAVCDPVPGRAQAASEKFKVPYAYETYEALLANGHVDAVSIASPIGLHYEQGKLAIEHGLHAHFNKTMTTTVDEADDLIESAARKGVKLVASPGEMLRPIHQEIRSLIADGAIGTLTWAAAGSAFGRYHENESVRHGNDPLSNINPAWYFRKPGGGPLYDMTVYGLHTLTGILGPAKRVTAFSGVRLKEREFRGEMLPCDMDDNTFILLDFGAAFYGFVYGAAAGSVVRGRLAIHGTSGTIEGNLLNGTPIDAPDGELPHVVGPHRSIQESHVYEDIMQLVDWIREDKPTIVTAEHARHVIEIFDAGYRSAQTGQAQNLRTTF, encoded by the coding sequence ATGTCAAACAGTGACAGAGTACGCATCGGTGTCGTCGGTGTAGGGAGCATCTCCGTGCGCGGCATCCTGCCACACCTCACACAAGACGATGTCCAAGATAGATTACAGGTAACGGCTGTCTGTGACCCCGTTCCGGGTCGAGCACAAGCGGCATCTGAAAAATTTAAGGTCCCGTATGCGTATGAAACCTATGAAGCACTCTTAGCAAACGGACATGTAGATGCGGTCAGCATCGCATCACCTATCGGATTGCATTATGAGCAGGGAAAACTCGCCATTGAACACGGTCTCCACGCACATTTCAACAAAACGATGACAACGACCGTCGATGAAGCGGACGATCTGATTGAATCGGCAGCGCGTAAAGGCGTGAAGTTAGTGGCTTCCCCGGGGGAGATGCTCCGCCCAATCCACCAAGAAATTCGTAGCCTTATTGCTGACGGTGCCATTGGAACGTTGACGTGGGCAGCCGCCGGTTCCGCCTTCGGAAGATACCACGAAAACGAATCTGTTAGACACGGTAATGATCCTCTCTCCAATATCAACCCAGCATGGTACTTCCGCAAACCGGGGGGCGGACCGCTCTATGATATGACTGTCTACGGCTTGCATACGCTGACCGGCATCCTCGGACCTGCGAAACGTGTAACCGCGTTCTCCGGTGTTCGCCTCAAGGAACGCGAATTTCGAGGCGAAATGCTCCCCTGCGATATGGACGATAACACCTTTATTCTCTTGGACTTCGGCGCGGCATTCTACGGCTTTGTCTACGGAGCAGCGGCAGGTTCTGTCGTCAGAGGCAGGCTGGCAATTCACGGCACCAGTGGCACGATCGAAGGCAATTTGCTGAATGGTACACCCATTGATGCACCGGACGGGGAACTTCCACACGTTGTCGGACCACACCGTAGCATTCAGGAATCGCACGTCTACGAGGACATTATGCAGTTGGTGGATTGGATTCGTGAGGATAAACCGACGATTGTTACGGCAGAGCATGCACGGCATGTCATAGAAATCTTCGATGCAGGATATCGATCCGCACAGACAGGACAGGCCCAAAACCTACGCACCACATTTTGA
- a CDS encoding Zn-dependent alcohol dehydrogenase: protein MYEHNQPVVVEELELDDPKEDEVLVRTAASGVCHSDLSVVTGTIYYDAAVALGHEGAGVVEHVGNSVTGFQPGDPVILSFVSYCGSCRMCQMERVCLCESYDVPRGFLLDGTYRLHNSAGDGILQMARIATMSEYMVVPQQNLVKIDPQYSLEKAALVGCGVTTGVGAVLNTAKVKPGSTVAVIGTGGVGLNAIQGAVLAQAERIIAVDIAERKLNFAKNFGATDVVNAAENDPVEAVRELTDGLGVDYAFEVIGNPKTIVQAYDMVRPAGSAVIVGMAHHKSEFSIPAQRFVSSEKRLIGSFYGSCQPRVDMPKLLNLHAEGKLKLDELITRHYRLEQINEAFADMEAGENARGVILFN, encoded by the coding sequence ATGTATGAACATAATCAACCCGTCGTTGTTGAGGAGCTTGAGTTAGATGATCCTAAAGAAGACGAGGTGCTCGTCCGGACCGCTGCGAGCGGGGTCTGTCATTCCGATCTTTCCGTAGTAACCGGGACCATCTACTACGACGCGGCTGTCGCACTCGGGCATGAGGGGGCTGGGGTGGTTGAGCATGTTGGGAACAGCGTAACCGGTTTTCAGCCCGGGGATCCGGTAATTTTGTCTTTTGTGAGTTATTGTGGCAGTTGTCGGATGTGTCAGATGGAACGCGTCTGCCTGTGTGAAAGTTATGATGTGCCGCGCGGATTCTTATTGGATGGCACTTATCGTCTCCATAACAGCGCAGGTGATGGAATTCTCCAAATGGCAAGGATCGCAACAATGTCGGAGTACATGGTTGTACCGCAACAAAATCTCGTCAAAATTGATCCACAGTATTCGTTAGAGAAAGCCGCACTCGTCGGATGTGGCGTGACGACAGGCGTCGGGGCAGTGCTTAACACAGCAAAGGTTAAGCCGGGCAGCACTGTAGCCGTTATCGGGACCGGTGGTGTCGGTTTGAACGCTATCCAAGGGGCAGTGCTGGCGCAAGCGGAACGGATTATCGCTGTTGATATTGCGGAGCGGAAGCTCAATTTTGCGAAGAATTTCGGGGCAACGGATGTCGTCAACGCCGCTGAGAATGATCCGGTTGAAGCCGTTCGTGAGTTGACAGATGGTTTGGGGGTGGATTACGCGTTTGAGGTGATCGGAAATCCAAAAACGATTGTGCAAGCATACGATATGGTCCGACCTGCTGGGAGTGCTGTCATTGTCGGTATGGCACATCATAAATCCGAATTCAGCATTCCGGCACAACGTTTCGTCTCAAGTGAGAAACGATTAATCGGTTCATTTTATGGATCTTGCCAACCGCGGGTGGATATGCCGAAGCTTCTGAATCTGCATGCCGAAGGCAAATTGAAACTTGATGAACTCATTACACGCCACTATCGACTTGAGCAGATTAATGAGGCGTTTGCGGATATGGAAGCGGGGGAAAACGCGCGCGGGGTTATTCTTTTCAATTAG
- a CDS encoding methyltransferase domain-containing protein: MKTIHSTVRDQFSQHADYYAQSSAHAKGNTINVLLDFADPKGTEQTLDIATGTGFTAFALAPKVAHVVATDLTPEMVEKAVEFAQEQAIKNIAFSVAAAEALPFGDASLDLVTCRLAPHHFQDVRAFLSEVHRVLRTGGLFCMTDSVSPESEKLRVWQNRVERLRDNSHVYGYPPSQWDAMIIDAGFSLEKTAHARNAQMSFLWWVRPEKTPPGVVQEIRDAFAQLSPDEAREHYTVRPEGDDFYFSWPMYIVKARRVG, from the coding sequence ATGAAAACCATCCATAGCACGGTCCGAGACCAGTTTAGCCAACATGCCGACTACTACGCCCAGAGTAGCGCGCATGCTAAAGGGAATACGATAAACGTACTCCTCGACTTTGCAGACCCTAAAGGTACAGAACAGACGTTAGACATCGCGACGGGAACCGGGTTTACGGCATTCGCGCTTGCCCCAAAAGTCGCACATGTTGTGGCGACGGACCTAACCCCGGAGATGGTCGAGAAGGCGGTTGAGTTTGCACAAGAGCAAGCCATAAAAAATATTGCGTTTTCCGTCGCGGCTGCTGAAGCGTTGCCGTTTGGTGATGCCTCGTTGGATTTGGTAACTTGTCGGTTGGCACCGCATCACTTTCAGGATGTCCGGGCATTTTTAAGCGAGGTTCATCGGGTGTTACGGACGGGCGGACTCTTCTGCATGACGGATTCTGTTTCACCGGAATCAGAGAAATTGAGAGTGTGGCAGAACCGCGTAGAGAGACTCCGAGATAATTCGCACGTATACGGCTACCCGCCTTCGCAATGGGATGCGATGATTATAGATGCTGGATTTTCTCTTGAAAAGACGGCACATGCCCGGAACGCACAGATGTCGTTCCTCTGGTGGGTACGTCCGGAGAAAACCCCACCGGGGGTCGTGCAAGAGATTCGTGATGCGTTTGCGCAACTCTCGCCTGATGAGGCACGAGAACACTACACTGTCCGTCCGGAGGGTGATGACTTCTATTTCTCCTGGCCCATGTACATCGTTAAAGCGAGGCGCGTGGGTTAA
- a CDS encoding NAD(P)-dependent oxidoreductase: MKILITGASGRLGEFVIRELADQHSLVLMSRRTPPAEFSHLPFIQGDLNNFEDCQRAVEGVDAIQHLGAQPGPVDHPDLRARATEQGIPFDATFKTNMLGTYYLMQAAIAANVHTVVMSGSNCALGHGFRISRTHIPIDYLPIDEEHPCYPEDSYSFSKRCGEDLLASYTRAYGVRTYVTRPAGISPEERRKQMAEGASPTTAWTPWLWCWVGSEDVASAHRLIMEKADTLPAHDVYFLNADDTSALEPSQELVERFKPEFLPKVRTLEGHQSFINCDKLKNAVGWQHETSWR, encoded by the coding sequence TGTCGCGCCGAACACCACCTGCCGAATTCTCACACCTCCCATTTATTCAGGGCGATCTGAACAACTTTGAAGACTGCCAGCGTGCTGTTGAAGGTGTGGATGCCATTCAACACCTCGGGGCACAACCCGGTCCCGTTGATCACCCAGATTTACGTGCCCGTGCCACTGAGCAAGGCATTCCCTTTGACGCGACCTTCAAAACGAATATGCTCGGCACTTACTACCTGATGCAAGCGGCAATTGCGGCAAACGTCCACACGGTTGTGATGTCCGGTAGCAACTGCGCCTTAGGACACGGCTTCCGAATTAGCCGAACACATATTCCAATAGATTACCTACCCATAGATGAAGAACACCCGTGCTATCCTGAAGATTCCTACAGTTTTTCTAAACGGTGTGGTGAAGACTTGTTGGCAAGTTATACCCGTGCTTATGGCGTCCGCACCTACGTCACGCGTCCTGCCGGTATCAGTCCAGAAGAACGGAGGAAGCAGATGGCAGAAGGTGCCTCACCCACAACCGCTTGGACACCGTGGCTTTGGTGTTGGGTAGGGAGCGAAGATGTCGCAAGTGCACACCGTCTGATTATGGAAAAAGCGGACACGCTACCCGCGCACGATGTCTACTTTCTGAACGCCGATGACACCTCAGCCTTGGAACCTTCTCAAGAGTTAGTTGAGCGTTTTAAACCCGAATTTCTTCCGAAGGTGAGAACGCTTGAAGGACATCAATCGTTTATTAATTGCGATAAACTCAAAAATGCCGTCGGGTGGCAACACGAAACGTCGTGGCGATAA
- a CDS encoding sugar phosphate isomerase/epimerase: protein MMKLGTMSLNVRSTTASAFAQIVYDLGFDVIELHSSAFESTDADYLRDLKKDLARKGLPLGYIGVSNNFGRPVAEHPEQVALIKQWIDVAAFMSCPLVRVFAAYVPEDCDEETLWPPMIEAFKEVAEYGYESGILVGLQNHNHNNVTRDGAAVLRALNETDHPYFTHILDTGQYAGSPGASGHRGSSHPGYDCYASIEQTAPHAVYVRTKFYQIDSGVEEWLDYPRVLDILRGVDYNGCLSVVYEGESDPVDSMRKARSYLESLL, encoded by the coding sequence ATGATGAAATTAGGGACGATGTCTCTGAATGTGAGAAGCACGACTGCTTCTGCTTTCGCACAAATCGTGTATGATCTCGGTTTTGATGTTATTGAGTTACATTCAAGCGCGTTTGAATCCACCGATGCAGACTACCTAAGAGACCTGAAGAAAGATCTTGCGCGGAAAGGATTACCGTTAGGTTATATCGGGGTTAGCAACAACTTTGGTCGTCCAGTTGCCGAACATCCAGAACAGGTTGCTCTCATCAAGCAGTGGATTGACGTTGCCGCTTTTATGAGTTGTCCGCTTGTCCGGGTCTTCGCTGCCTATGTTCCTGAGGATTGTGATGAAGAGACTTTGTGGCCCCCGATGATTGAAGCCTTCAAGGAGGTTGCTGAATACGGTTATGAATCAGGAATCCTCGTCGGTTTACAGAATCACAACCACAACAACGTTACACGCGATGGTGCTGCCGTTTTACGCGCCTTGAATGAAACGGATCATCCCTATTTCACACATATTTTAGACACTGGGCAATACGCAGGGTCCCCCGGCGCGAGTGGGCATAGAGGGTCTTCACACCCAGGCTATGACTGCTATGCAAGTATTGAACAGACAGCACCTCACGCCGTCTATGTCCGTACAAAGTTTTATCAGATTGATAGCGGTGTGGAGGAATGGCTGGATTATCCGCGTGTTTTGGATATTCTGCGCGGGGTGGATTATAACGGGTGTCTCTCAGTTGTCTATGAAGGTGAATCTGACCCGGTTGACTCAATGCGTAAGGCGAGAAGTTATCTGGAGTCCTTATTGTAA
- a CDS encoding VWA domain-containing protein, protein MKVLLKKNIPNALLISIGFHILLMMLLGTLYKQRLDWQPKPVTEFDIVKIRLRGSVRPLKKIRHLPLQPSTIPENMQQMETVEVQPPALQTLAAPVSHQDATVELQTPELAATVQGEHTYGKGLRAKPVSGLGSSGTGGGVGSRISGNGKTGGTTRGFLGGMNDQPASDIGGLTLPDLALTKVGKHIVANRSSDLVDIVFVIDGSGSMKNDVAAVREHLSAMTDLFDRANMDFTIGIVTFRAGTGYGLLGFDFEVIPQTRSVSQIKKVLAQLKFRGDENGLDALIRAADEVKFREDAEVHFIFVTDEYVSGAYSSIDVMVKMKTAKIKVDVIGRDEPFQKFIAKSTGGLWLPISSLTIQ, encoded by the coding sequence ATGAAGGTCCTCCTGAAAAAAAACATCCCAAATGCCCTTCTCATTTCTATTGGGTTTCATATTCTCCTGATGATGCTACTTGGGACCTTATATAAACAAAGACTCGATTGGCAGCCCAAACCGGTCACGGAGTTTGACATCGTCAAGATTCGATTACGGGGTTCCGTGCGTCCACTGAAAAAGATTCGCCACCTGCCACTACAACCCTCTACAATTCCTGAAAATATGCAACAGATGGAGACAGTTGAGGTGCAACCCCCCGCGCTTCAGACATTAGCAGCACCCGTATCGCATCAAGACGCTACCGTCGAACTGCAAACACCCGAACTTGCCGCTACTGTCCAAGGCGAACATACCTACGGAAAGGGGTTACGGGCTAAACCTGTATCAGGATTAGGCAGTAGTGGCACAGGGGGTGGAGTGGGTTCACGTATCTCAGGTAATGGAAAAACTGGGGGTACCACTCGAGGCTTTTTAGGCGGGATGAATGATCAACCCGCTTCCGACATTGGAGGATTAACGCTGCCTGATCTGGCACTCACCAAGGTCGGAAAACATATCGTCGCAAACCGTAGCTCCGACCTCGTTGACATCGTCTTTGTTATTGATGGTAGCGGGAGTATGAAAAACGATGTTGCCGCAGTGCGTGAACACCTCAGTGCTATGACGGATCTCTTCGACAGGGCAAATATGGACTTCACAATCGGCATCGTTACCTTCCGAGCTGGCACAGGATACGGTTTACTCGGTTTTGACTTTGAGGTGATCCCTCAAACGCGCTCCGTCTCCCAGATTAAAAAGGTGCTGGCACAATTGAAATTCCGTGGAGATGAGAACGGCCTGGACGCACTCATCCGAGCCGCTGATGAAGTGAAATTCCGAGAGGACGCTGAGGTCCATTTCATATTTGTCACAGATGAATACGTAAGCGGGGCATACTCTTCAATAGATGTGATGGTAAAGATGAAAACTGCTAAAATCAAGGTAGATGTTATCGGACGCGATGAACCGTTTCAGAAGTTTATTGCAAAGAGTACAGGTGGTTTATGGCTACCGATTTCAAGTCTCACGATCCAGTGA
- a CDS encoding L-rhamnose mutarotase translates to MKHYGLTLNLKNDPSVIETYKAYHRDAWPEVLDALKSVGITKMNIYLLGCRLFMAMETIDTFDIERDFPRYLEENSKCKDWDALMRTFQEPVAEAQPDEWWAHMEPVFEL, encoded by the coding sequence ATGAAACACTACGGCTTAACACTGAATCTCAAAAACGATCCGTCTGTTATTGAGACGTATAAAGCATATCACCGGGATGCATGGCCCGAAGTGCTTGATGCGCTGAAATCAGTTGGCATCACGAAAATGAATATCTACCTGCTCGGATGCCGTCTGTTTATGGCAATGGAAACGATTGATACCTTTGATATAGAACGCGATTTTCCGCGCTATCTCGAAGAAAATTCGAAGTGCAAAGACTGGGATGCGTTAATGAGAACCTTCCAAGAACCAGTAGCGGAGGCACAGCCAGACGAATGGTGGGCACATATGGAGCCTGTCTTTGAATTATAA